In Nostoc piscinale CENA21, the genomic stretch GCACCATGACTAGTTGCTTGCAGCATCAGGGAAAATCAAAATATCTAACCAACGAGTGATAAAAGTTTCAAATTTTTATACCTATCGGTGGATATCAATTGGCCGGAAAATATAACTGTTTACACAATATCGATAGCATATTTTATCTCTTTTGGATGATAAACAGCAGTCAATATAATTTAGTCCTTTCGCATAAAGGTTGTCTATGGAGATTGGATTTAAGGGTGGGAGGGTATGGCATGTAAGGGTTTTGGATACATACACCCCTATACTCCTACACCCTTGCTCAAAGCCTTGATTTTTGGTTTTTATGCGTAAGTCCTATAATTGTTGGAGTTTCCATCTGTGTTCTTCTGCGTAGCCTGCGGCATCTAAATTGGCAGTGAATTACTCTTGTTTGTATGTCACTAGAATGAGAACCGCTATATCTATGACCAATCATAATTTGCGTGGCGGACTACGATAGCAGTTCTCAATTAATTACAAACAAATCTGCCCCCTAATCTCTATCTACAAAGGTAGATTCAGAAATCAAATCTGATTTTTATATATCTTAAGAGATAAGACTTAAGTTAGAGGATGATTCATCTGAATCATCTGTTATATTAAACAGGATATTGATGAAAGTCTTATTTATTTTATATGTAAATAATTATTCACAAAAATTAATTGATATGCTAAAAAAAACAGCCAGCAAGTAAAAAGTATTAAATACTAATTATCGTGGAGAAAATCAGGTTTTTAGGTAAAATTTGTTGTAAAAGCAGTAAAATTATTAATAGTATGCTCGCTGAGGAAAAACAAAAATTTAACTTGGAAAAATCAGCATTTTTCAATGTAAACGGAGATTGTATGGAAGCTCCTCTACCGCTTGCTGGCTTAAATGTTTTGGTAGTTGATGATGATGATGATAGCCGCTTTTACGTCACTACAGTGTTAGAAACAGATGGAGCCAATGTTATTGCAGTAGCATCAGCATCAGCTGCACTAGAAGCATTAATGACGCTACAGCCAGAAGTTTTAGTATGTGATATTGCTATGCCGGAGGAAGATGGTTATACACTGATCCGTAAAGTACGATCGCTCAAACCAGACCAAGGAGGAAGAATCCCAGCGATCGCTTTAACCGCCTACGGTGATACAGAAGATCGTATCCGCGCCTTAGAAGCAGGCTTTCAAACTCATGTTGCAAAGCCAGTTGACCCAAATGAACTAGTAGCGATCGTAGTTAAGTCGGTAACGAAGAGTGAACATTATTAGGTTAGAGGTTAGTACAACAAGGCAAAAGTCAAAAGGAAAAAGAAAGAATAGTCATACCACAAGCCTTTTAGCAACTCCAGATGGTCATTGAGCGTGGTCGAAGTGTGGTCTGTTTATTTACGCCGACCGTACTAGAGGCTAGAGGTTAGAGGTAATAGATAATACATCTCTCCCTTGTCCCCCTTGTCTACCATATCTCCCTTATCCTCCACATCTCCCTAACTAAAACTAATCTGTTCAGATTTATACTCTGGCGGTTCGACGTGAATTAATATCCTCACAGGATGAAAGCGTTCTTGCAACAGTCTTTCCACATTTTCTGTGATTCGGTGTGCAGTTTCTACATCTGGTGCATCTACAATTAAGTGCATTTCGATGAAAACTTGTCTA encodes the following:
- a CDS encoding response regulator; translation: MEAPLPLAGLNVLVVDDDDDSRFYVTTVLETDGANVIAVASASAALEALMTLQPEVLVCDIAMPEEDGYTLIRKVRSLKPDQGGRIPAIALTAYGDTEDRIRALEAGFQTHVAKPVDPNELVAIVVKSVTKSEHY